In Amycolatopsis sp. EV170708-02-1, the following are encoded in one genomic region:
- the serC gene encoding phosphoserine transaminase → MTDAPELTLPADLKPADGRFGCGPSKVRDEQLANLAKSGATYLGTSHRQKPVKSLVGRVRAGLSELFSLPEGYEVVLGNGGTTAFWDAAAFGLVRERAQHFTYGEFSSKFATVTKGAPFLADPIVVKADPGSAPKIAYEAGADLVGWAHNETSTGVAVPVRRPAGSEGALVAIDATSGAGGLPVKAEDFDVYYFAPQKSFASDGGLWIALASPAAVERIGEIGASDRWIPEFLSLTTALDNSRKDQTYNTPAVSTLFLLADQIEWMNSNGGLEWTTARTRDSSTRLYEWAEKTGYTTPFVSDPSLRSQVVGTIDFADEVDASAVAKVLRANGIVDTEPYRKLGRNQLRVGLFPAIDPDDITKLTQSIEYVVERLG, encoded by the coding sequence ATGACCGACGCACCTGAGTTGACCCTCCCCGCGGACCTGAAGCCTGCCGATGGCCGCTTCGGCTGCGGACCGTCCAAGGTCCGTGACGAGCAGCTCGCCAACCTGGCGAAATCCGGTGCCACCTACCTCGGCACGTCGCACCGTCAGAAGCCGGTGAAGTCGCTCGTCGGCCGCGTGCGTGCGGGTCTGTCCGAATTGTTCTCCCTGCCCGAAGGCTACGAAGTGGTCCTCGGCAACGGCGGGACGACCGCATTCTGGGACGCCGCCGCGTTCGGGCTCGTGCGGGAACGTGCGCAGCACTTCACCTACGGCGAGTTCTCCTCGAAGTTCGCCACGGTGACCAAGGGCGCCCCGTTCCTCGCCGACCCGATCGTCGTGAAGGCCGACCCGGGCAGCGCTCCCAAGATCGCCTATGAGGCCGGCGCCGACCTGGTCGGCTGGGCGCACAACGAGACCTCGACCGGTGTCGCGGTGCCGGTGCGCCGCCCCGCAGGAAGCGAAGGCGCCCTCGTCGCCATCGACGCCACCTCCGGCGCGGGCGGTCTGCCGGTCAAGGCCGAGGACTTCGACGTCTACTACTTCGCGCCCCAGAAGTCCTTCGCCTCCGACGGCGGCCTCTGGATCGCGCTGGCCTCGCCCGCCGCTGTCGAGCGCATCGGCGAGATCGGCGCGAGCGACCGCTGGATCCCCGAGTTCCTGTCGCTGACCACGGCGCTCGACAACTCGCGCAAGGACCAGACGTACAACACCCCGGCGGTGTCGACGCTGTTCCTGCTGGCCGACCAGATCGAGTGGATGAACTCCAACGGCGGCCTGGAGTGGACCACCGCGCGCACCCGCGACTCGTCGACCCGGCTGTACGAATGGGCCGAGAAGACCGGCTACACGACGCCGTTCGTCAGCGACCCGTCGCTGCGCTCGCAGGTCGTCGGCACCATCGACTTCGCCGACGAGGTGGACGCCTCGGCGGTCGCGAAGGTGCTGCGCGCCAACGGGATCGTCGACACCGAGCCGTACCGGAAGCTCGGCCGCAACCAGCTGCGCGTCGGCCTGTTCCCGGCCATCGACCCGGACGACATCACGAAACTGACCCAGAGCATCGAGTACGTCGTCGAGCGCCTGGGCTGA
- a CDS encoding serine hydrolase gives MLASTELALLRRLAHEQSSCRAPSIVAAVVRDGELAWSGGRGRVGGETPGADTQYRLGSITKTLVATAVMRLRDEGKLDLNDPLEQHLPGTAFGSATIAQLLSHTSGLTAESPGSWWERTVGADWDALVESLKDGATRLRPGSRFHYSNVGYGVLGELVARHRGQSWLDVVRAEILGPLGMNRTSPHPEGAHADGFAVHPFADLLMPEPSPDAGAMAPAGQLWSTATDLARWTAFLGGHTGGVLSEQTVAEMREMVTVDDGDTWTTGFGLGVMLVRTEGRRLAGHTGSMPGFLACSLVDANAGIGALVLTNSTAGVGITQLCLDLMNLTEQHEPSMPAEWQPSTVDPKLLELTGLWHWGPTPYHLRLLPGGLFSLAPSDGPGRASRFAPVGDDTWVGLDAYYAGETLRVGRDSAGKPNHLDLATFIFSRTPFDPAAPIPGGVDPEGWR, from the coding sequence ATGCTTGCCTCGACCGAATTGGCGCTGCTTCGCCGCCTCGCGCACGAGCAATCCTCGTGCCGCGCCCCGTCCATCGTCGCCGCCGTCGTCCGCGACGGGGAACTCGCCTGGTCAGGAGGGCGCGGACGCGTCGGCGGCGAGACACCGGGCGCCGACACGCAGTACCGGCTCGGCTCGATCACCAAGACACTCGTCGCGACGGCCGTGATGCGGCTGCGCGACGAAGGCAAGCTCGACCTCAACGACCCGCTGGAGCAGCACCTGCCCGGCACCGCGTTCGGCTCGGCCACCATCGCGCAGCTGCTTTCGCACACCTCGGGCCTGACCGCGGAATCGCCCGGTTCCTGGTGGGAGCGCACCGTGGGCGCGGACTGGGACGCGCTCGTCGAAAGCCTCAAGGACGGCGCGACGCGGCTGCGGCCGGGCAGCAGGTTCCACTACAGCAACGTCGGCTACGGCGTGCTCGGCGAGCTGGTCGCCCGGCACCGCGGGCAGTCCTGGCTCGACGTCGTCCGCGCCGAGATCCTCGGCCCGCTCGGGATGAACCGGACCTCGCCGCATCCGGAAGGCGCGCACGCGGACGGGTTCGCCGTGCATCCTTTCGCCGATCTCCTCATGCCCGAACCGTCGCCGGACGCGGGCGCGATGGCCCCCGCCGGTCAACTGTGGTCGACGGCCACCGACCTCGCCCGCTGGACGGCGTTCCTCGGCGGGCACACCGGCGGCGTGCTGAGCGAGCAGACCGTCGCGGAGATGCGCGAAATGGTCACCGTGGACGACGGCGACACCTGGACCACCGGATTCGGCCTCGGCGTCATGCTGGTCCGCACGGAGGGCAGGCGGCTGGCCGGGCACACCGGATCGATGCCGGGCTTCCTCGCCTGCTCGCTGGTCGACGCGAACGCCGGGATCGGCGCGCTGGTGCTGACGAACTCGACCGCGGGCGTCGGCATCACGCAGCTGTGCCTCGACCTGATGAACCTGACCGAACAGCACGAGCCGTCCATGCCCGCGGAATGGCAACCGTCCACTGTGGACCCGAAGCTGCTGGAGCTGACCGGGCTGTGGCACTGGGGCCCGACGCCGTACCACCTGCGCCTTCTCCCGGGCGGCCTGTTCTCCCTCGCGCCGTCCGACGGCCCTGGCCGCGCGTCGCGGTTCGCGCCGGTGGGCGACGACACCTGGGTCGGCCTCGACGCCTACTACGCGGGCGAAACGCTGCGGGTCGGCCGGGATTCGGCGGGCAAGCCGAACCACCTCGACCTCGCGACGTTCATCTTCTCGCGGACCCCGTTCGACCCGGCGGCGCCCATTCCGGGCGGCGTCGACCCCGAGGGCTGGCGCTAA
- a CDS encoding response regulator transcription factor, protein MITIMLVDDHPVVREGLRGMLEAEPDLSVVGEAGSGDEAVALSRVKQPDVILMDLRMPGLDGVGATRKILADRPGQRVVVLTTYETDADILRAVEAGASGYLLKDASRAELAGAIRAASRGETVLAPSVAGKLVNRVRNPTASPLSAREIEVLRLVAQGSTNADIGRTLHISEATVKTHLLRVFGKLDVSDRTAAVTTAMRLGLLG, encoded by the coding sequence GTGATCACGATCATGCTGGTCGACGATCACCCCGTGGTGCGGGAAGGCCTGCGCGGCATGCTGGAGGCCGAGCCGGACCTGAGCGTCGTCGGGGAAGCGGGCTCCGGCGACGAGGCCGTCGCGCTGAGCCGGGTCAAGCAGCCGGACGTGATCCTGATGGACCTGCGAATGCCCGGTCTCGACGGCGTCGGCGCGACGCGGAAGATCCTCGCCGACCGGCCGGGCCAGCGGGTCGTCGTGCTCACCACCTACGAGACGGACGCGGACATCCTGCGCGCGGTCGAAGCGGGGGCCTCCGGCTATCTGTTGAAGGACGCTTCGCGCGCGGAGCTCGCCGGTGCTATCCGTGCCGCGTCACGCGGCGAGACGGTGTTGGCGCCTTCGGTGGCCGGGAAGCTGGTGAACCGGGTGCGCAACCCGACGGCGTCACCGTTGTCGGCGCGCGAGATCGAGGTACTCCGGCTGGTGGCCCAGGGAAGCACGAACGCCGACATCGGCCGGACGCTCCACATCAGCGAGGCGACGGTCAAGACCCATCTGCTGCGCGTGTTCGGCAAACTGGACGTTTCGGACCGCACGGCCGCTGTGACCACCGCTATGCGACTGGGCCTGCTCGGGTAG
- a CDS encoding sensor histidine kinase: MNAWERFYWLWEVLFGITFAATTALVGFDDGTTTDKTVAILCLTGIAVAYLVRGRRLIKGPDYEYTPWLFTVVVMLFLAGANFASTTASFILFFVCPVLYMTLPTKTASVFTTIGVLLGPASSIARGGFDQPALRILLPMTAILIVFSILAGRYTSQIIEQSKSRAALIEQLKASQAEVSRLSREAGTAAERERMAREIHDTLAQGFTSIVTLTQAIESEMDTDPKAARRHLELAARTARENLAEARAMVAAQVPSALAAASLEEALRRQVERLTEETGIEASIEVDGPPPALPMATEVVLLRAAQEALSNIRKHSRATKAALRLSIMDGQVRLTVADDGTGFDPAAPTAGFGLAGMRTRTDQVGGIVTLKSEPGAGTTVELEVPA; encoded by the coding sequence ATGAACGCCTGGGAGCGGTTCTACTGGCTGTGGGAGGTCCTCTTCGGGATCACCTTCGCCGCGACGACGGCCCTGGTCGGCTTCGACGATGGGACGACGACGGACAAAACGGTCGCGATCCTGTGCCTGACCGGCATCGCCGTGGCGTACCTGGTCCGGGGGCGCCGTCTCATCAAGGGGCCGGACTACGAATACACGCCTTGGCTGTTCACCGTGGTGGTGATGCTCTTCCTGGCGGGCGCCAACTTCGCCAGCACCACCGCGAGTTTCATCCTGTTCTTCGTGTGCCCGGTGCTCTACATGACGCTGCCGACGAAGACGGCGTCGGTCTTCACCACGATCGGGGTGCTGCTGGGCCCGGCGTCGTCGATCGCGCGGGGCGGCTTCGATCAGCCCGCCCTGCGCATCCTGCTGCCGATGACGGCGATCCTGATCGTCTTCAGCATCCTCGCCGGCCGCTACACCAGCCAGATCATCGAGCAGAGCAAGAGCAGGGCCGCGCTGATCGAGCAGCTGAAAGCCAGCCAGGCGGAGGTTTCCCGGCTTTCGCGGGAGGCGGGGACGGCGGCCGAACGCGAGCGCATGGCCCGCGAGATCCACGACACGCTCGCGCAGGGCTTCACCAGTATCGTCACGCTCACCCAGGCCATCGAGTCCGAAATGGACACCGATCCGAAGGCGGCCCGCCGCCACCTGGAGCTCGCGGCGCGGACGGCGCGGGAGAACCTGGCCGAGGCGCGGGCGATGGTCGCGGCACAGGTGCCGTCGGCTCTCGCCGCCGCTTCTCTGGAGGAAGCCTTGCGCCGTCAGGTGGAACGGCTGACCGAGGAGACCGGGATCGAGGCGTCGATCGAGGTCGACGGCCCGCCGCCCGCGCTCCCGATGGCCACCGAGGTCGTCCTTTTGCGCGCGGCGCAGGAGGCGCTGAGCAACATCCGCAAACACTCCCGCGCCACCAAGGCCGCACTGCGATTGTCCATTATGGATGGACAGGTCCGGCTCACGGTGGCCGACGACGGGACCGGATTCGACCCCGCCGCGCCCACCGCAGGCTTCGGCCTGGCGGGGATGCGCACGCGCACCGATCAGGTCGGTGGCATCGTGACGCTGAAGAGCGAACCCGGTGCGGGGACGACAGTGGAACTGGAGGTGCCCGCGTGA
- a CDS encoding ABC transporter permease, protein MSTQALPGTFSLGLVRGAAEIKQFFRLREQVIFTFAFPSLLMILLGSMLNSSMPGMAITTGQVLAAGMIGSGIVSTSFNSVGIGLAADREAGALKRLRGTPMPAASYFVGKIILVGATSIAQVVLMSVVGVLLFDLSLPTDPVKLLTALWVFLLGVTSCTLLGIALGSVTKSVSGAVAVANLIYIALQFISGVFVTPITTLPKVMVDVASFFPVKWICQGFRSVFLPAEAASQEMAGTWELPMVALVLTAWCAAGLLLAKLTFRWSNEGK, encoded by the coding sequence ATGAGCACGCAGGCCCTCCCGGGCACCTTCTCGCTCGGTCTCGTCCGCGGCGCCGCGGAGATCAAACAGTTCTTCCGCCTCCGGGAACAGGTGATCTTCACCTTCGCGTTCCCGTCCCTGCTGATGATCCTGCTCGGCTCGATGCTGAACTCCTCGATGCCCGGCATGGCGATCACCACCGGGCAGGTGCTGGCCGCGGGCATGATCGGCTCCGGCATCGTCTCGACGTCGTTCAACAGCGTCGGCATCGGCCTGGCGGCGGACCGTGAAGCCGGTGCGCTGAAACGGCTTCGCGGTACGCCGATGCCCGCCGCGTCCTACTTCGTCGGCAAGATCATCCTGGTCGGCGCGACGAGTATCGCCCAGGTCGTGCTGATGTCGGTCGTCGGTGTCCTGCTGTTCGACCTGAGCCTGCCCACCGATCCGGTGAAACTGCTGACCGCCTTGTGGGTCTTCCTGCTCGGCGTCACCAGCTGCACGCTGCTGGGCATCGCGCTCGGCTCGGTGACCAAGTCGGTCAGCGGCGCGGTCGCCGTGGCCAATCTGATCTACATCGCGTTGCAGTTCATCTCCGGGGTGTTCGTCACGCCGATCACCACTCTGCCGAAGGTTATGGTCGACGTCGCTTCGTTCTTCCCGGTGAAGTGGATCTGCCAGGGCTTCCGCTCGGTGTTCCTGCCGGCCGAAGCCGCGAGTCAGGAAATGGCGGGGACATGGGAACTTCCGATGGTGGCACTGGTGCTGACGGCGTGGTGCGCCGCGGGGCTGCTGCTGGCGAAGCTGACGTTCCGCTGGTCGAACGAAGGCAAATGA
- a CDS encoding nucleotidyl transferase AbiEii/AbiGii toxin family protein, producing MIARVFHGADAANWVLKGGQALLVRWPSARYSTDIDLLSAEDTTDVAVGALKTAAALRLDDQLWFSHLGTSDQTHVERPTRKVSFMAMFENAPLNHRVRVDVVASEHPPRGLVTTEPLAPPFASDCTPWPEARMFPIEDHVAEKICAMYERHRIGGHPSSRYKDLVDLALFALKSPLPGRETHEILHDEIARRRRRGMVVIPPVRFEAPDPRSWKGGYRKAAQGVRALPAEFRTLEGVRDLADAFLTPLLRATPPTGRWNPGERTWR from the coding sequence TTGATCGCCCGGGTCTTCCATGGCGCCGACGCCGCGAACTGGGTGCTGAAAGGCGGCCAAGCCCTGCTCGTCCGTTGGCCCTCGGCGCGCTACTCGACCGACATCGACCTGCTTTCCGCGGAGGACACCACAGACGTCGCGGTCGGCGCGCTCAAAACGGCGGCCGCGCTGCGTCTCGACGATCAACTCTGGTTCTCCCATCTCGGCACCTCCGATCAAACGCATGTCGAACGCCCGACCCGCAAGGTGTCGTTCATGGCGATGTTCGAAAACGCGCCTCTCAATCACCGGGTCCGCGTAGACGTCGTCGCCTCCGAGCACCCGCCACGCGGACTCGTCACCACCGAGCCGCTCGCGCCTCCGTTCGCCAGTGACTGCACCCCTTGGCCGGAAGCCCGGATGTTCCCGATCGAAGACCACGTCGCCGAGAAGATCTGCGCGATGTACGAGCGCCATCGCATCGGCGGCCATCCGTCGAGCCGTTACAAGGATCTCGTCGACCTCGCCCTGTTCGCGTTGAAGTCGCCCCTACCGGGCAGGGAGACCCACGAGATCCTGCACGACGAGATCGCTCGCCGCCGGAGACGCGGGATGGTGGTGATTCCCCCCGTCAGGTTCGAGGCCCCCGATCCTCGTTCTTGGAAGGGCGGTTATCGCAAAGCCGCCCAGGGCGTCCGCGCCCTGCCCGCCGAATTCCGGACCCTCGAAGGTGTGCGTGACCTCGCGGACGCCTTCCTCACCCCGCTTCTGCGGGCGACTCCCCCGACAGGGCGGTGGAATCCCGGAGAACGAACCTGGCGATGA
- a CDS encoding type IV toxin-antitoxin system AbiEi family antitoxin domain-containing protein yields MRTGDALRLLSAFTSAQWGMVTSRQAKGAGVDGVTLHRLEKAGHLDRVRHGVYAATIAVVTEAREEQAAWLMLDPAEPAWKRASLDPNGGVISHESAARLHGLGELVDDRIVLTTPRRRTSRDHDVRFRIAGLLEDDVTTIDGLPVTTALRTILDLLDQHTDGSHVAAIIQEAVEAGFVRLDVLAERIGPYALRYGVRRHGDGEALLDRLLAEIGGSIARLAQRPAPPPP; encoded by the coding sequence ATGAGAACGGGCGACGCTCTGCGACTGCTCAGTGCGTTCACCAGCGCCCAGTGGGGCATGGTCACGTCCCGGCAAGCCAAGGGCGCCGGTGTCGACGGCGTCACGCTGCATCGCTTGGAGAAGGCCGGCCACCTCGACCGTGTCCGTCACGGTGTCTACGCGGCCACGATCGCCGTGGTGACCGAAGCCCGCGAGGAGCAGGCGGCCTGGCTGATGCTCGACCCAGCCGAGCCCGCGTGGAAACGGGCTTCACTCGATCCGAACGGTGGGGTGATCTCCCACGAGTCGGCCGCCCGGTTGCACGGGCTCGGCGAACTCGTCGACGATCGGATAGTCCTGACCACCCCACGCCGTCGTACCAGCCGGGATCACGACGTGCGCTTCAGGATCGCCGGACTCCTCGAAGACGACGTGACGACGATCGACGGACTTCCCGTGACCACGGCGTTGCGCACCATCCTCGATCTGCTGGATCAGCACACGGATGGCAGCCATGTCGCCGCGATCATCCAAGAAGCGGTGGAGGCGGGCTTCGTTCGCCTTGATGTCTTGGCAGAGCGCATCGGCCCCTATGCCTTGCGTTACGGCGTCCGTCGCCACGGAGACGGCGAAGCGTTGCTCGATCGGCTACTCGCCGAGATCGGCGGCTCGATCGCACGTCTCGCCCAACGTCCGGCTCCGCCGCCGCCCTAG
- a CDS encoding TetR/AcrR family transcriptional regulator, with protein sequence MPKIVDRAERRREIAGALLRIVAREGVEAVSVRSVAVEAGVSAGAVQKYFSTKEDLFRFALDMTSEFLEQRWNTLDQSGDLLDLLLRLLVEAMPLDQQRRAEVIVVNAFTARAAVRPSWAELIRTGYDELAEITTQYIEKAQEAGHVRDDLAASDLADAVLALSDGFANRMLTSADPAALLPSLETSLRTLLMQH encoded by the coding sequence GTGCCGAAGATCGTGGACCGCGCCGAGCGCCGCCGGGAGATCGCCGGCGCCCTCCTGCGCATCGTCGCGCGCGAAGGCGTCGAGGCCGTCAGCGTGCGCTCGGTCGCCGTCGAAGCCGGGGTGTCCGCGGGCGCGGTGCAGAAGTACTTCTCCACCAAGGAAGACCTGTTCCGGTTCGCCCTCGACATGACGAGCGAGTTCCTGGAGCAGCGATGGAACACCCTCGATCAGTCCGGCGATCTGCTCGACCTTTTGCTGCGCCTGCTGGTCGAGGCGATGCCGCTCGACCAGCAGCGCCGCGCCGAGGTGATCGTCGTCAACGCCTTCACCGCCCGCGCCGCGGTCCGGCCGTCATGGGCCGAGTTGATCCGCACCGGCTACGACGAGCTCGCGGAAATCACGACGCAGTACATCGAGAAGGCCCAGGAGGCGGGCCACGTGCGTGACGACCTGGCGGCCTCCGACCTAGCCGACGCCGTCCTCGCCCTGTCGGACGGCTTCGCGAACCGGATGCTCACCTCCGCCGATCCAGCCGCCCTGCTTCCCTCCCTCGAAACCTCCCTACGCACTCTTCTGATGCAGCATTAG
- a CDS encoding MFS transporter: MDEVTQKRRAEENQLAAALTKGPAEVLDFLLPLWVGSQLGASAAEVGALTALETLVSFVVRPIAGSLADRFDRGRIAAIGAVLYGLSFVVYAVTPGIGVAYLAAVLGGAGGALFWVALRARVGEGLAADDGAFSKLFAAEGGGTWIAFVVALTAIAWIDYRGVFWLGAAACAVAAVVLLNAKSAQVREEGAPRLLQLGKRMRPMLALVALTAMAEAGVALLLLMHLQRGHQLQLGEIAAVFIPGFIVYSLLPDYLHGFVRKVGRTRVLALAMVASAIFAAGLSFAPSPPVLAVMWVLSAAAFAAAIPVEQAVVAEAAGLSLGRAMGIYESATLLGATAGTFLAGQLYGSDSGWRIACFGAAALLLFGSFVVRGAVRRVGVAEFPVEPRKTVSQKEKPVPRTIEDSPQAAESVTEEANKRANPLRNWMIHAGVYVVAQAALAVAGHSWPVEALFGGPHPADWYWNSSGHWLLNIGRIWTFVLVIDTAWTVGRAVLKKRPY, encoded by the coding sequence GTGGACGAAGTAACACAAAAGCGACGAGCGGAGGAGAATCAGCTCGCCGCCGCGCTGACCAAAGGTCCGGCGGAGGTTCTCGATTTCCTCCTGCCGTTGTGGGTGGGGAGCCAGCTCGGCGCGTCGGCCGCCGAGGTCGGGGCGCTGACCGCGCTGGAGACGTTGGTGTCGTTCGTGGTCCGGCCGATCGCGGGTTCGCTCGCGGACCGGTTCGACCGTGGCCGGATCGCGGCCATCGGCGCCGTCCTCTATGGACTGTCCTTTGTGGTCTACGCGGTGACGCCGGGGATCGGCGTCGCCTATCTGGCCGCGGTTCTCGGTGGCGCGGGTGGCGCGCTGTTCTGGGTCGCCTTGCGGGCAAGGGTCGGGGAGGGGCTCGCGGCGGACGACGGCGCGTTCAGCAAGCTCTTCGCGGCCGAGGGCGGCGGAACATGGATCGCCTTCGTGGTCGCGCTGACCGCGATCGCCTGGATCGACTATCGAGGCGTGTTCTGGCTCGGCGCGGCGGCCTGCGCGGTGGCCGCGGTGGTCCTGCTGAACGCGAAGTCCGCGCAGGTACGCGAGGAGGGCGCGCCGCGGCTGCTGCAATTGGGTAAGCGGATGCGTCCGATGCTGGCGCTCGTCGCGTTGACCGCGATGGCCGAGGCCGGCGTCGCCCTCTTGCTCCTGATGCATCTGCAACGCGGGCATCAGCTCCAGCTCGGCGAGATCGCCGCGGTGTTCATCCCCGGCTTCATCGTGTACAGCCTGCTCCCGGACTATCTGCACGGGTTCGTCCGCAAGGTCGGCCGGACGCGGGTGCTCGCGCTGGCGATGGTCGCGAGCGCGATCTTCGCCGCCGGACTCTCCTTCGCGCCGAGCCCGCCGGTGCTCGCGGTCATGTGGGTCCTGTCCGCGGCGGCGTTCGCGGCGGCCATCCCGGTCGAGCAGGCGGTGGTCGCCGAGGCGGCCGGGCTGAGCCTCGGCCGGGCGATGGGGATCTACGAGAGCGCGACGCTACTCGGAGCGACGGCCGGAACCTTTCTGGCGGGGCAGCTCTACGGCTCGGACTCGGGATGGCGTATCGCCTGCTTCGGCGCGGCGGCGCTCCTGCTCTTCGGATCGTTCGTGGTTCGTGGCGCCGTACGGCGTGTCGGAGTTGCGGAGTTTCCCGTGGAACCACGAAAAACGGTGTCACAAAAGGAAAAGCCGGTACCCCGCACGATCGAGGACAGTCCACAAGCGGCCGAATCGGTGACCGAGGAGGCGAACAAGCGCGCGAATCCGCTCCGGAACTGGATGATCCACGCCGGGGTCTACGTCGTCGCGCAGGCGGCTCTGGCGGTCGCCGGTCACAGCTGGCCCGTCGAAGCGTTGTTCGGCGGGCCTCACCCCGCCGACTGGTACTGGAACTCCAGCGGTCACTGGCTGTTGAACATCGGCCGCATCTGGACCTTCGTCCTGGTGAT